A window of Gossypium raimondii isolate GPD5lz chromosome 7, ASM2569854v1, whole genome shotgun sequence genomic DNA:
TTGCATTAGCAGCAGCTGCAGTCTACTGCAATAGTTGGTTGTTTTGGCCAATCTACTGGTTTGCCCAAGGAACCATGTTTTGGGCTGTCTTTGTCCTTGGACATGATTGGTAATAGTGCacttcatttcctttttcttgtttttagtATAACTCTTTATCTTAGTTTTGGATTTGCAGTGGCCATGGAAGCTTTTCAGACAATGCTATTTTGAATAGTGTGGTGGGACATATCTTACATTCTTCAATTCTTGTTCCTTACCATGGATGGTAAGTTCAATCAGGTaaatatttgttctttattttgtaTGCTTGCAACTACATAACAGAATCTGAAAATCTTACAGGAGAATAAGCCACAGAACTCATCATCAGAACCACGGAAATGTCGAAAAGGATGAGTCATGGGTTCCGGTACAACATTTTCGaccttatttttcttataattcatCCATGCTATATATATCAGGTTGCAGACTAACCCTTCATACTTTTGGTTTTTAATCTCAGATGCCTGAGAATATTTACAAGAAACTCGACACCAGTACGCGATTACTGCGATTCACCGTCCCCTTTCCCCTATTTGCATTCCCCGTGTATTTGGTGGGAAAGCTTGTTTTGTTTTAGTCGACAAAAAGATTAACATAATGGCTAGTAAGGAGTTAAATTTGGCtatcttttgttttcattaCAGTGGTATAGAAGCCCAGGCAAAGAAGGATCTCATTTCAATCCTTACAGCAACTTGTTTAGCCCCCAAGAGAGGAAACTTGTGATGATATCCACTGCCTGTTGGTCTACAATGGCTATTATACTTGCCTACGTATCGTTTACAGTTGGTCCATCCCACATGTTTAAGCTCTATGGCATTCCCTACTTGGTACGTCAAGTTGTGTGAGTCACTTGCGCTAAGTTTCGATCCATCAAGCTGAGCCATTTTATTCTGGTTTCGTAGATTTTCGTGATATGGCTAGATTTAGTAACTTACCTACATCACCATGGCCATGAGCAGAAACTACCTTGGTACCGTGGCAAGGTAACCTACAATTTAACTTTGTATGTACGCATTTGAGAGTAAAAAATTGTTCACTTGAGAGGTTTTGTTCATTTACATGACAGGAATGGAGTTATCTCAGAGGAGGGCTTACAACAGTGGATCGTGATTATGGTTTATTCAATAATATCCACCATGACATTGGCACACATGTCATCCATCATCTCTTCCCTCAAATCCCTCATTATCACTTAGTGGAAGCTGTATGTAGAGTATTCTTTAGAAACAATTAAACCGATTGATTTCATAAGATAAAATGAAGGGTGTTTTCTGGATTTTGCAGACTAAAGCGGCAAAACCGGTGATAGGAAAATTCTATTGGGAGCCGAAGAAATCAGGTGCTGTTCCATTTCATTTGATCAAGAATTTAATCACAAGCCTCGCACAAGATCATTACGTCAGCAATAGTGGAGATATAGTGTTTTATCAGACTGATCTAAACCTGTTTCAGTTGCTTTCCCTTGCCAAATATGAATGATACAATAACTAAGATTAAGGGCCATAATTTGTTCATTTCTCACTTGTTTTCAatgttgtaattttaatttttaattattttttaaataatatattttaattattataattaatttttagttcattattcaaattattgaaaataattcaaatatattaacaaaatttcaattaataattaaagaatTTATACAATAGCAAAACTGAATATATGTagatcaataaattttaataattttgaaaattttcatatcatctcatataatataattaataaatataattaaaatatatcagtattttgataatttagatATAATGCTAATAAAAACCTTAATCATCATTAAAGCATATTtgtacaaattataatttttatgagtcataaaaattgttatattgtaaattaaaatcttattcaattttcataatttttatatttaataaatagacTATAATAcacatataatataacattttaaattatataaatgtattatttataagcttttatatatgaaatataaacttacttattatataaataattaaattttgttatttaaaattaaagtaatactttttttactttttggttgatggaaacaaaataatctaaaataaagtatttcaataaaaataactgtttacttatttattattatataaatttatttaataaaaatattttaatagaatcaaaatttttatttatatgaacCTCATGTGATGGCCTGATGGTCAAAGGTGTTCACCGCCCCAAATGTAAATTGAATTTAAGTCACGCTAATCGTGTTGGTTGTTCGACCTTTGCCCTATTAttgtaattcaaaaaaaaaaaaaatcttattcatACCTTTCATAAAGCTTCTTacttatttaatgaaatattttagtaaattaaaattttatttttataggtgATAAATcttattactaataaaaaatatttaaaatgacaaaccatatatatataatataacagaACAAGGTACATATTCTATCTTTGTGCCAAGTGGCACTCTctccattatttatttatttttaattattcattaaatttattttttaataaaatcatattataaatatatcatcaatttttaaataaaaagtcttatcaaaataaaaacaacatctatttattatgattaacaaaaataaatgtaatattatagattttttatagattattggcacttaattaattaaattaaaggagAAGTTCtaaaatcaatatcaaatttgtTATATGTAAATgtgatacatgaattttgattttgtacaatttttctTATGCAATTATCGTTGCAACAGTTTACtaatttttcaacatttaatgTAAGAAGCATATATTATTCTTAATGCATATTGTTTGTTGCAAAATTTGATCAGAATATTTGATTAATACAAAGATAATTAGTTTatggttaattttattttcagttcGAAATGATACCAACTCTTCTCATTAACTTTTTTACTGAAAACAAATTAAACGAAAACAACTATAAGCAATGAAAAACATAACCTACACATTGTTCTAAGCTGggaaaaacacaaatttatgttttgataaaGCATGCCCTTTGGAAAACCAACATCATGCTAGAGTCTATAGGAAGGGCCCAAATGAGATAGCTTGTTGCTACATTGCTACATTATGACTACTATCAGTGGTCCCTTACAAAAGCAACATAAGAGTTATCAAACATCCAAAGAGATCATAGACAATCTGAAACATATGTTTGGAGGCCAAGATTCCTTAGCTCAAAGGTCCACAATAACTACTTTGATGAACTCTAAGCAAAAGTCTTGTATGCTAGCGCTTATGAGATTCTTTGCAGAAGCGGAGGATAATGTAAAAAGCATATATCATTCTTAAtgcatctttttttgttgcaaaaTTTGATcagaatatttaattaataaaagataattaatttatgattaattttattttcatttcaaaatgaCATCAactcctctcattgacattcttactaaaaataagttaaacaaaaacaacTATAAGCAACGGAAAACAGAACCTACACATTGCTctatgtaatgccccaaaaatttaagtctttaatttttgcatgatgtgacacaaattgcttgtttgctttaatggctgagtggtttgggtgtgtatgggagtgtttgagaagcctgggttcaagtcttggctttttcaaaatttttaattttgttcttaaatgaatctggacattgGCATATAggcattttaaataatagtgtttgttttatgacacaaaaagagcttgtgggtTGGTGGCAATGCGgtgtgttgtgtaactgtgaggtctaaggttcaagtcctgggttgtGCAATGAAGTATTTATcttgctgcttgagctgtgtaggtggtggagttggactgaaacacagctaagggggagtttgaatggaatttgaatgaagttgttgggggagttgaggagaaatcggTGGAGTGATTCAATGTGGGATAATGGGAGAGATAcgaggagaaaatcaagggttGTTTGAGTGGGGAGTGTTGTGCCAAATTTGGGACTTTGGCACTTAAGAAATTCGGCTAAAGGGGTATACTgcacatttttttatttgcttcgGATTTGCTCTTCTCTCTGTTGCTTGAAAGGCCGAAAGTGGTAAGGGTTTTGTTTCACCTCGTTCGTTTTCTTTTCGATAACCAATCTTTAGTCGAACTCTGTCTCTTGCAAGTTGCCTCTTATCATTTCTTTACTCAACTAATTCTACCATTGGCCGAATACACTTTCTTTTTCCCCTCTCCTCTTTGATTATCGAATACACCTTTCTCCCCTTCTGTCCTTTTGAATCTATCCTCTCTACCGTTCCTTATCCTATTTCATTGCTGCCGATTTACTTTTCTGGCTTTCCCCTTCTTTCatctttcccttttattttctagtttccaaatatttcctttcttttgggGGCCGACCGTGTGTCTCGCATTTCGTAGTTTGATTCCCTTTCTCATGTTATTGGTAAGGGTAATAGTTTAGTGTTACCTTATTACCTGTTGATTAAGTGTTCAGTCAGTTTTCGGTTGGTGCCTAGGAACTTTTCAAAGGGTTGAAGGGTTGTGATTACTTTTGGATAGGCGAACTTCCCTCTTCACTCGATCAAAAGTAGTGGTAAGTAACGATTGCGATAACttgtgttatttaattatttaactgcGTAAGTGATTAATTGGAGATTGTTGGTTAAGTGTAGGTTTCAAAGGCGTGGGAGGTTTTCTTAGCAAATAGAAtccaggtgtgtaatcacaccccCCTTAACTGCAAATCGACAAAAGCTGAAAAGCTAGAAATGATGGCGTTCGAGGCCATATGAGCGTACTAACGCTCGTTTGGTAATTCGAGCCCACGAAACATGGTGTTGGACTGTAGGAGTTTTCATGAGCATTTTTCATAGGCTTAGACTGTAATAGGCCACGTTGGGTCGAAGTGGGCTGTGTGGGCCCAATGGGCTATTGAGCCCCACACGGCTAAAACCcacgatttgtggcaaatactggtCTAAGTTAGGTAGATTGCATAGCTGTGGCGAAATCTGGGATGAATGGGCTGCacaggcgtgtgggcccactcgtgcccatttacactgttatgaccttTTAGGTTACTTGAGTCGCTTGAGGCGACTGCAGACTTTTTGAGAGGTCAataaataaccgaaatacccccataaggtaaaatgaaaaaaatacccccatagggtaaaacgACCGAAATACGCCATAgagtaaaatgattgaaattgaCTGTTATACctctaggagatgaaatgaccgTTATGGCATTATGTTATGTATGGCTGATTTGTTCTATGatatatatgactgttactgagtatgtcGTTCTGTATAcatgtatgatttatgacatgacatactgcatgagGTTGAGATACTGATATGGGGGAAatatactgtactggtggctttgccacatatcaTATCGATGACTTATTGCGATATTATCTTGGTAGCTTCATTGCGATATTATTCTTGGCGCTTTCtttgcgatattggtgtgttggctggatggGTCGATTTTATTCccatatggtgtgttggtggtacggagtggtgtgttggctggattgggatgggttgcattattgcactattactgtattgggctaaggcccacactgttactgtatcgggctaaggcccacattgtaCTATTACTGAATAGGGCTCAAGCCCAGACTGTTACTGCATGTTGTATGCTGACTGTTTGGTAGGGGATTAAacactgagtttcgtaaactcaccctctccttttaactgtgcaggtaatccctAGCCATAGGCgattcggtgctgcgagggacttaTTGGTGACCACACAACTGCTGTTGtttacacttgcttttattttaatttaatttatatgttgggttttgtttttgtaataaggcctttaagttagtttaaatttttaattgggtttttatttacttattttaaactgctagtttaggagaagaaaattttttaacataattactattttcaaagacacaagttttaaacaatagaatttaaaaagcttccgcgattttagaccaacttattaaaataatgtcagATAACAAGACAAACGTTTTGACTAGTTGACTTGTTAATTAGTAATAAAGgggtttattttaaacttagaaacaaatttttaccaacgattccaatgttcaaaagacacttcaatgtgacacgccagatctgaccataacgtctaggccgggtttgggggtgttacatttagtggtatctgatccaggttgcaaaactcagctgtggaatgggttttaaaatatttggaatttctaaaaaaatatttttgaagtgttttaaaaggtttacaagtgtggcacaccGAGTCTCCAGCGTCGAATCTGTAAGTTTCTTTATACTGTAGACTGTTTAAACTGAAATACACTGAGAGATTACTATAGATAGTAGGACTGTACTGAAACTCTTTAGTATGAGTAAACTGAAATTGTAGGGAGACCTTGAATTGCGAAAACAAAACTCTGACTACTGCTTCTCATAAGACATCTATTAATAATTATTGGAATTACTAACTAATGCATAAAACTTCGTAAACAGATAATACATTGCTAGATAAGAGCACTAGAGGTACTCGCGAAAGGGGTACACGAGGCCACAGTAGAGGCCGAAGAAGTGCTAGGGCTGGGTCTTCGGCATTAGGCCACATGCCTAATGTTGGGGCTAGGGAAGTACCAGCTTCACCGATGACTGAGACGGGATCATTCGATCGAGCAGTTGGCGATGATACACTATTCCAATCTATGCTCTGTATTCTGGAAAGGGTCACAGGGACCATTACGGGTGCTGTGGGCCGTGGGTCGATTTCAGAATGTATTCGAGAACCGAGGATGAACATGATGCAAATCTCTGAATTATTCTACAGATTTTAAGGGAGAAACAGTTGTACGCTAAGtttagcaagtgtgagttctggttacgagAAGTGACATTTTTGGGTCATGTGTTGTCTACCGAGAGGATTAGGGTTGATCCTCGAAAAATTGAAGTCGTACAGAATTGGAAACCACCTAAGACCGTATCTAAGATTTAAAGTTTTCTGGGTCTGGCAGGATATTACAGAcgttttgttgaggggttttctTTAATTGTTGCACCTCTGACTAAGTTGCTGGGTAAAGGGGTATCGTTTAACTAGACTGATAAAGAGCAAAAAAGTTTTAAGAAACTGAAGAAAGTTCTGACTGAGCCCTCTGTCTTGATACAGTTAGAGTCTGGGAAGGAATTCACttgtttacagtgatgcatcacacattggtttgggttgtgtgctGGTGTAGGAGTGTAAGGTGGTTGCTTATGCATCTCGATCGCTTAAGCCTCATGAGGCGAACTACCCTACGCATAACTCGAGGTTAGCCATGGTGGTATTCCTACTAAAAATTTAGAGGCACTATTTAtacggtgagaagtgtactATTTACACAGATCAAAGAGCCTTAAGTACCTtctcactcagaaggagttgaatcttaggcagtGAAGATGGATagagctgcttaaggattatgattgctCGATTTAGTACCATCTTGGTAAGGCTAACATGGTAGCTGACGCACTGAGCCGCAGGGCTGTATTTGATTTGAGCGCAATGTTTGCTTATCTTAGCTTGTTAGATGATGGAAGCCTGTTGGCTGAGCTACAAGTTAGACCAACGTGGACTGAACAGATTAAGGGTAAATAGTTGTTGGATGAGTCATTGGTTCCTCGTTTCTGACAGGTTGAGAATGAGGAAATCTCagattttgggttaaatagtGAAGGGGTGTTGTGTTTCTGTGGAAGAGTCTGTGTACTGAGGGATTCTGATCTGAGGCAGTCTATACTGAAGGAAGCACATAGTTGTCtatatgctatgcatcctggaaGAAACAAGTTGTACCGTGACCTTCGTGTGTTATACTGGTGGTCTGGTCTTAAGCGTGAAGTTACTGATTTTGTAAGTAAGTGCTTGATGTGCCAACAAGTTAAGGTTGAACATCGGCTGCCTTCAGGGTTACTATAGCCAGTTAAGATTCCACTTTGGAAGTGGAAGAGGgtaaccatggattttgtgagtgggCTGCCCTTATCGCCTTCTAAGAAGGATTTGGCATGGGTTATTGTAGATCGATGGACTAAATCTACCCATTTCATAGCAATTCGCACTGATTACTGTTTACAGAAGTTGGCTAAACTGTATGAGGCTGAGATAGTAAGGCTGCATGGGGTATCGGTTTCCATCATTTCAGATAGAGATTCTAAGTTCGCGTCTTGATTCTAAGAGAAATTACACAAAGCCTTGGGTACTAGGTTGGACTTCAGTATTGCGTTCCATCCtcaaacagatggtcaatcagagagggtgattcagatactggaagACATGTTAAGAAGTTGTGTATTGGATTTTCGAGGTAGTTGGGAAGACTTTTTTCACTAGCAGAGTTATAgtataataatagctaccaGTCCAGTATTCAAATGACACCGTACGAGGCGTTATATGGTCATAGGTGTCGTATTCCTCcctgttggactgagttgggtgagcgGCGAGTTCTGGGGCCAGAGTTAGTTTCTGATACCGAAGAGAAGGTAAAACTGATTCGAGACCGATTGAAGGAAGCATCTGATAGGCAGAAATCTTACGCGAATCTTAAATACCGAGAGATTGAGTATTTTGTAGGGAATTCTTATTTCTCAAGGTCTCCCCATAGAAAAAGATACTGAGGTTTGGATGGAAGGGTAAGcttagccctaggttcattgggccttaTCGTATACTGAAATGTGTGGAATCGGTCGCTTATTAACTTAAGTTGCCTCCAGAATTAGACTGGATTCACGATGTGTTCCACGTCTCCATGCTGTGACGTTATCGCTCTGATCCCACACATATAGTACCAGTCGATGAGATCGAGGTTAGGCTAGATTTGACCTTCGAGGAGAACCCAGTACAGATATTAGACCGTGGGGTTAAGGTACTGAGGAAGAAATCTATTCCACTAGTCAAAGTGCTTTGGCGTAATCACAGTTCAGAAGAAGGCACGTGGGAACCCAAAGAGGCGATGTGACAACAATACCCTCATCTTTTCTGATCAGTTAAATTTCGAGGCTGAAATTTCGTTtaggggtagagttgtaatgccccaaaaatttaagtctttaatttttgcatgatgTGACACAAATtacttgtttgctttaatggctgaGTGATTTGGatgtgtatgggagtgtttgagaagcctgagttcaagtcttggcttctataaaatttttagttttgttgttAAATGAATCTGAACATTGTTTTATATGCCTTTTAAataatagtgtttgttttatgacacaaaaagagcttaTGATCTGGTGGCAATGTGGCGTGctgtgtaactgtgaggttcgaggttcaagtcctgggttgtACAAAGGAGTATTTATTCtgctgcttgagctgtgtaggtggtggagttggactgaaGCGCAACTAAGGGGGAGTTCGAATagaatttgaatggagttgttgggggagttgaaGAGAAATCGGTGGAGTGATTCAATGTGGGATAATGGGAGAGATACGAGGAGAAAATTAAGGGTTGTTTGAGAGGGAGTGTTGTGCCGAATTTGGGACTTTGGCACTCAAGAAATTCAGCCAGAGGGGTATACtgcacattttttattttgcttcgAATTTGCTCTTCTCTCTGTTGCTTGAAAGGCCGAAAATGGTAAGGGTTTTATTTTACCTCGTTCGTTTTCTTTTCGATAACCAATCTTTAGCCGAACTCTGTCTCTTGCATATTACATCTTCTCGTTTCTTTTCTCAACTAATTCTACCATCGGCCGAATAcactttctttttcctctctcCTCTTTGATTGCCGAATACACATTTCTCCCCTTCTATCCTTTTGAATATGTTCTCTCTACCGTTCCTTGTCCTGCTTCACTGCTGCCGATTTGCTTTTCTGGCTTTCCCCTTTTGTCatctttcccttttattttttagttgtcgaatctttcttttcttttgagggTCGACCGTGTGTCTCGCATTTCGTAGTTTGATTCCCTTTCTCGTGTTATTGGTAAGGGTAATAGTTTAGTGTTACCTTATTACCTGTTGATTAAGTGCTTACCCAGTTTTGGTTGGTGCCTAGGAATTTTTTAAAGGGTTGAAGGGTTGTGAGTACTTTTGGATAGGCGAACTTCGCTTTCATTCGATCAAAAGTAGTGGTAAGTAACGATTGTGAGAACTTGTGTTATTCGATTGTTTAACTGCGTAAGTACTTAATTGGAGATTGTTGGTTAAGTGTAGGTTTCAAAGGCGTGGGAGGTTTTCTCAGCAAATAGAAtccaggtgtgtaatcacaccccCTTAACTGCAAATCAGCAAAAGTCGAAAAGCCAGAAATGACGGCGTTCGAGGTCATATAAGCGTACAAATGCTCGTGTTGTAATTCGAGCCCACGAAACATAGTGTTTGACTATAGGAGTTttcatgaatattttttatgggcttaggccgtaatgggccacgttgggccgaaGTAGCTTGTGTGGGCCAAAGGGCTCGTCGGCCCCACACAGCTAAAACCCACGATTTGTGACAAATATTGGTCTGAGCTAGGTAGATCGCATAGCTGTGGTGAAATCTGGGCTGAATGGGCTACAtaggcgtgtgggcccacttgggcctaTTTACAGtattatgaccatttaggttacctgagtcgtTTGAGGCGACTGCGAAATTTTTGAGAGGTCaataaatgattgaaataaCCTCATAGgttaaaatgatcgaaatacccctataaggtaaaatgaccgaaataccctcataatataaaatgaccgaaataccccatagggtaaaatgaccgaaattgACTATTATACctctaggagatgaaatgactgttatgacCTTATGTTATGGATGGATGATTTgttctataatatatatgacTGTTAGTGAGTATGTcgttttgcatacacgtatgatttatgacatgacatattgcatggggttgggatactgatatgggggaagtatactgtactggTAGCTTTGCCACATATATCGCATTGGCGACTTATTTGCGATATTATTATTGGCGACTTTGtttgcgatattggtgtgttggttggatgggtctattttatccccacatggtgtgttggtggtacggagtggtgtgttggctggattgggatgggttgcattattgcaatgttactgtattgggctaagacccacactgttactgtatcGGGCTAAGGTCCACACTGTACTATTACTGAATAGGGCTTAGGCCTAAACTGTTACTGCATGTTGTATGCTGACTGTTTGgtaagggattacacactaagttttgtaaactcaccctctcctttttATTGTGCAGATAATCCCTAGCCATAGGCGATTCGGTGCTGCGAAAGACTTAGAGGTGGCTACACAACTGCTGCTGTTTACTCttgcttttaatttaatttaatttatatattgggttttgtttttgtaataaggcctttaatttattttaaatttttaattggacttttacttacttattttaaactgctagtttaggagaagatgaatttttaaaataattactgttttcaaagacatgAGTTTTAAACAGTAGAATTTAAAAAGCTTCTGCGATTTTAGACcaacttattaaaacaatatcagATAACAAGACAAACGTTTTGACTAGTTGACTTGTTAA
This region includes:
- the LOC105791965 gene encoding omega-3 fatty acid desaturase, endoplasmic reticulum-like: MELKREYANGMNEQGDFDPSSPPPFRIADIRAAIPKQCWIKNPWRSMSYVFRDVSVVFALAAAAVYCNSWLFWPIYWFAQGTMFWAVFVLGHDCGHGSFSDNAILNSVVGHILHSSILVPYHGWRISHRTHHQNHGNVEKDESWVPMPENIYKKLDTSTRLLRFTVPFPLFAFPVYLWYRSPGKEGSHFNPYSNLFSPQERKLVMISTACWSTMAIILAYVSFTVGPSHMFKLYGIPYLIFVIWLDLVTYLHHHGHEQKLPWYRGKEWSYLRGGLTTVDRDYGLFNNIHHDIGTHVIHHLFPQIPHYHLVEATKAAKPVIGKFYWEPKKSGAVPFHLIKNLITSLAQDHYVSNSGDIVFYQTDLNLFQLLSLAKYE